GCAGCGCATCATTGTGGCCGCACACCACTGTGACCGTGAAGGCTGAGCGCATATGCAGTGTCTGCCGAACCACCGAGACAGCGTAGTCGCCACCGGTCGCACCCGCAGAGATGAGCAGCATGGGTGGCTTGTTGGAATCGCGTACGGGCCCCGGACTGAGCTGTTTCTTGATGGGGATCCCCGTGGCAGTCACACGGTCGGAAGGAAGACCAAGCGCCATCAGCTCCACCTTTCCTTCTTCCCGGGCCACAAAGATCTTGTGGAATGCCCCGGAGAGCCACAAGCCTTGAAAGTCGTAATCGGTGGTGACCACAGCTGTCTTCGCATCGATCAGGCCGCGGAGAAGCAGTGCGGCCAACAGCTGGGCCGGAAGGAAATGTGTGCACACAATCGCGGTGGGCCGGAACCGCTTGATCGCACCAACAACCGGACTGGCGTTGACCCGCGTCCAGGGGTCAATCGGGCCACGGCGACGGAACGGCGGGTTGCTGATGTCGTAGCCCCATTCGACGAGCCACGGCAGGCCTTCCACGAGGACGAAGTAGCCCCGGCTCAAGAGTGCGCGGTAGAGGACGCTGCTCACCTGCAGCACGTCCAGCACCTGCACCTCGGCGATGTCAGCGCGCGCGGCGCATGCTTGCTGCACCGCCGCCGCGGCGCTGTTATGCCCGGATCCCACACCAGCGGTCAGGATTAGTACGCGCTGTCCGCTGGCGGTGCGTTTGTCTCGTGCAGACGTTGTGCGCATGAGGTGAGGCTAGCAGTCTGCATCCCCTTGATGACCCGGTGGCCGTGGCTTGATGTCGGTTCGACCTCAGGGAGGCGTTGGGTCTCCAAGTGGCGGTTTGCGCAGAATCCGGTGATGATAATACTCTCAGTCCTACTGAACCGGCATGGGCCACATAAGCCTCTTCCGGCCGAAGTGGTCGGATTCTTGTTCTCTGTCGTTGCGAGGAGCAGCTCATCGTCCGCTTCAGACCACTGGCCCGCATAGCCTCGGTTTTGACCACCCCGCTTGCGCCGGAGGATGTCCTGGCGCTCTTCAACCCTGTCTTTTCGTCCCGTCAGTTGCGCGGGGTGGTCACGGAGGTTGTCCATGAGACGGCCCAATCGGCCACTATTTTCTTTCGGCCCGGCCGCGGCTGGCATGCCCACCTGGCCGGTCAGTGGGCGCGGATAGGTGTAGAGCTCAACGGGGTTCGCCATTGGCGGTCCTATTCCCTGAGTTCACCGGCCGGCAAGGACCCGGCTATTACTGTCACTGACGTTGGATCCGTGTCAGGAACTCTGGTCCGCAAAACGAAGGTGGGTGATGTCCTCTTTTTGGCTCCACCTCAGGGCGACTTTGTCCTCCCTGAGCACCCCCGTTCACTCCTGATGCTCACGGCGGGAAGCGGCATCACGCCCGTCATGTCAATGATCCGGACGCTTGTCCCAAGCCGGCCCGATGCGAACGTTGTGCTGATCCACTCTTCCCGCGGGCAAGGCGACAGTATCTTCCGGGAGGAACTGGCTGAACTTGCTGATCAATTTCCTAACTTCCGGCTTGTCCAATGGCACACCGAAGGCCGTGGCCGCATGAACTTCACGTCCACGGCCGTGTTGGAGGAGGTTTGCCCGGACTGGCGGGCCAGGGCGGCGTATGCGTGCGGCCCCGAGTCCTTCCTAGATGACGCGGAAGCCATGTGGAACCAGGCGGCGCTGGCCGGTGCCGCTGCTTCCGCGAACGAATCCAAGGGTGTAAAAGAAGTGGGTTCGCTGACGATTGAGCGGTTCAGCACTGAACTCCGGGGAGGGGACGGAGGCGAAGGTGGCATAGTGACATTTGAGGCTTCCGACCGCGAGGTCCTTGCAGGCGGCAACGTTCCCATTCTCGACGTCGGGGAGGACGCAGGGTTGCTGATGCCCAGCGGATGTCGCATGGGCATTTGTCACAGCTGCCTCACCCCGCTGCTCGCCGGAAGGGTCCGCGATCTTCGTACCGGTGAGGTCCGCGGGGCACCTGGGGAACTCATCCAAACGTGCGTCTCGGCAGCTGCCGGACCCGTCAACCTCGGAATTTGAGGAGTACCACCGCATGTCAGTAGTTTCAGCCAAGAGCTCCGCCACCGCCGTCGGGCCCAAGACCCGGCCCGGTGCCCTTGCCGAGGCCGGCAGGCCGACAGTGCGGCCACCTGCGGCAGCCCACCTGAGCGACGAACAAGTAGCCCAGCTGGGCCGTGAGCTCGATGCCATCCGTGACGAAATCCTTGGCAAGCGAGGCTCCAGCGACGCCGCCTACATCAGGCGCATGATCAAGATCCAACGGGGGTTGGAAATCTCCGGTCGTGCCGCGCTGCTGGTGGGTAGGAACAAGGCAGCCTGGTTCACCGGCACAACGCTCCTCAGCGTGGCAAAAATTCTGGAGAATATGGAACTAGGCCACAACATCCTCCACGGGCAGTGGGATTGGATGAGAGACCCGGACATCCACTCCACCACGTGGGAATGGGACTTCGTTACCCCCTCGCGCTCGTGGCAGCACACTCATAACGATCTTCACCACCGCTGGACCAACGTGGTGGGCAAGGATCGCGACGTCGGGTACAACCTTCTGCGGATGGATCCCGATCAGGAATGGAAGCCTTTTAACCTGGGCAATCCCCTGTATAACGCCTTGCTCGCGCCCGTCTTCGAATGGGGCATAGCCATTTACGACTTGGAGATCCCCGAGTACAAAGAAGGCCTGAAATCCAAGGAGGCCATGAACAAGGATCTCAAAGCGCTGGGGCGAAAGGCGGTCAAACAGTTCGCTAAGGACTACGCCGCCACTCCTGCCTTGGCCATGCTTACAGGCTCCGGGAAGCAAGCCCTCTACGGCACACTGACTGCCAACGCTATCCGTAATGTCTGGGCCCACGCTGTCATTTTCTGTGGCCACTTTCCCGAGGGAACCGACACGTTCACCGAGGAAATGGTGGAAGGTGAAACCCGCGGCGACTGGTACGTACGTCAGATGATCGGATCGGCCAACATCTCAGGGCCCCGGTTCATGCACCTGATGACCGGAAACCTGTCGCATCAAATCGAGCACCACCTCTTCCCGGATCTGCCGTCCAACCGTTACGCCGAGATCGCACCCAAGGTCCGTGAGATCTGCGGTCGCTACGGTCTGAAGTACACCACGGGGCCGCTGCTGAAACAGGTGGGATCTGCGTGGGCTAAAGTTTTCAAGCTCGCCCTGCCCACAAGGAGTTAGTGTCTGCTTAGCTTCGGTGTGCGCGGACGTGTGACGTGGTGTTCTGGTCAGTTGAAGGTGAGACCAAGCAGGGCGTTTTCGGTGACTTCGGGCAGCGCGGGGTGAATCCAGTATTGATGGGCGGCGAATTGACGTACGTCGAGGTCGAAGGCCAGGACAGTGATCATTTGCTGGATCAGGGTGGATGCTTGTGGGCCCATGTAGTGGGCGCCGAGGAGTTTGCCGGTGTCCTGATCGGCTATCAGCTTGCAGATGCCGGTTGTGTCTTCCAGGGCCCACCCAAAGGCCACGTCCCCGTAGTCCTGGACTTTGACGGTGACGTTATGGCCGTGTTCGCGGGCTTGGGATTCGGTCATGCCTACCGTGGCAATCTGGGGATGCGTGAAAACGGCGGCGGGGACATGGCGGTGAGGCATTTCCTGAAGCTTGTTCGGGTTCAACAGATTGTGGCGGACGGCGCGCATCTCTGCGTTGGCTACATGCTTGAGCATGTAGGGCGAGGAGACGTCGCCAAGAGCCCACACGCCGTCGGCGGAGCTCGACCGGCCGTACTCATCGACCTTGATGCGCCCGTCATTGGTCATGTCGATCCCGCCGGAAGGTAGGTCCAGCAGGTCTCCGTTGGGGGTGCGCCCGGCGGCTACCAGCAGTACCTCCCCGGTGGCGGTGGAGCCGTCGTCGAGCCTGACGGAAATACCGTCATCGCTCTGATCGGCGCCAACGGTGGTCCTGCCGAACCGGACATCGAAGCGTTTGGCGGCCAGGGTGTTGAAACGATCGTGAAGGTCCTCATCGAGGTTCTTCAGGAGCGTGGAGCGGGCGATGATTGTGACGTCCGTGCCAAGGGCGTCGAAGACGTGGGCGAACTCCATGGCAATGTAGCCTCCGCCAATGATCACCAGGGATTTGGGCAGCTGCGGAATCCGCATGATGTCCTCATTGGTGTGGTACCGCACGCCGGAGTCGGCGATGGCCCCGGGAATAACGGGTCGGGAGCCGGCCGCGACGACGATCCGGTCGCCCGAGATGGTTCGCTGGTGGACCCCTTGGCCGGTTCGCAACGTACGATCACCAACGAAAACGGCGTGCTGGTCATAGACGTCGATGTTTGGGGTCTGCGGTCCGCGGCGATACTCTTCACCGGCAGCGGAGATGGCATCGATCCGGTTCCCGAAGATGCGGCTCACCATGCCTGGCCAGTCAACGGAGTTGACCTCAGCCTCCAAGCCCAGCCTTCCGGACTCCGCGGTCTGCAGTGCGACGTCGGCGGTGTGAACGTACATCTTCGTGGGGATGCAGCCTACGTTCAGGCAGGTCCCGCCGAAGGAAGCCTTCTCGATGATCGCGATCGATTGGTCCTCGAACCCGGGTCCGGGAATGGAATTCCCGGACCCGGTGCCGATGATCACCAGGTCGTAGTGTCGGTCTACGGCAGTCTTGCTGGCAGGGGTGTTCATAAGGGTTGTCCTCGCTCTTGGTTGTTCCAACCCTACTGAACTCCAACCTCACGGTTAGCGCAGCCTTGGCCGGTAGCTTCGCGCGTCCGCGAAGCTCGAACACCCCTGGCGGGTTAACCGGAACTGACTGGCGACCACATCTATGTTGGCCCCGACGCCCTATGCGATGGGCGCGGGTGGTTGTTCTCCGCTCAACACTGCCAGTGCGTTATCAGCGGCGAGCATGGCCATGGCTGTGCGTGTCTCCACGGTGGCTGAGCCGAGGTGTGGCACGAGCGCAACATTGTCCAGCCCAAGAAGTTCGGGGTGAACGCTTGGCTCTTTCTCGAAGACGTCGAGCCCGGCACCGGCAATTACACCCTCTCGGAGGGCTGTTGCCAGCGCATCTTCATTCACGATGGGTCCGCGCGCAGTGTTGATGAGGAATGCAGAATTCTTCATTGCAGCGAGTTGTTCGGCCCCGATCAGGTGATGAGTGGCGGGACCGTACGGGCAGTGCAGGGAGACGACGTCGGCAACGGCCAGCAGCTCGTCGAGATCGACGCGTCGGGCGTCCAGTTCGGCGGCGATTTGAGGATCGACTTCGCTGCGGGACTGGTAGACGATCTCCATGCCGAAGGCTTTGGCCCTCCGCGCGGTTGCTTGGCCGATGCCGCCCATGCCTACGATGCCGAGGGTCTTGCCTTGCAGGCTGGACCCGAGGAGGAAGAACATGCCCCACTTCCAAGCTTGGCCGGAGCGGATGAGTCGTTCGCCCTCGCCGAGTCGTCGGGTTGCCATGAGGATGAGACCGAAGGCGATGTCCGCTGTTGCTTCGATGAGTACGCCTGGCGTGTTGGTGGCCACGACGCCCCGTTCGGTGCAGGCGGGCACGTCGATGTTGTCATAGCCGACGGCGACGTTCGCGACGACTTTGAGTTGCGGGCCGGCGGCGTCGAGCAGTTCTGCGTCGACGCGCTCGGTAAGCAGGGACACTATGGCATCGGCTCTGGCGACCCGGCGTAGGAGCTCGTCTCGCCCAATGGACTCCGGGCCACTCCAGGCATCTACTTCGTGTTCTGCGCGGAGCTTTTCGATGGCAGCGTCGGGGATGCGTCCCGTGACGACGACGCGGCTCATGCGGTCACCATCCAGTCGCGGAGGCGGCCAAGGCCGTCACGGATGTCAGCGACGTCGATGCCTGAGTAGGCGAGGCGGATGTACTGCCGCTCTTCTCCGGGTTGGCGTCGGCCGAAGTGCTCACGGGTGCAGAAGGAAACTCCGGTTTTGTAGAGGGCGTCGCTGGCGAAGTCGCCCACTGCCGTGTATCCCATCTTCTCCATGACGTCGGTGACGTCCGGGAACAGGTAGAACGTGGACTGCGGCACTGCGACGTGCATCCCGGGGACGGAGTTCACGAGCTCACAGGCAGCATCCCGGCGTTCACGCAGGATGTCCAACATCTGCTGGACGGGTTCCTGGGTGCCGCGGAGTGCTTCGATACCCGCCCACTGTACGTAGTGAGTGGTGCAGGATTCGTCGTTGGTGTTGAGGGTGCTGAGTACTTTGGCGATTTCGAGGGGCGCGACGGCGCAGCCGAGGCGTGAGCCTGTCATGGCGAACTTCTTGCTGAAGGTGTAGAGGATGACGGTTCGCTCGGCCATTCCCGGGATGGATGCGATTGAGCTGGAGACACCCTCGTAGCGGGTTTCGAAGTAGGCCTCGTCGGAGAGCACCCAGAGGTTGTGCTCTTGTGCGATGTGGGCGATGGCTTCACGTTCGGCCGTGGTGGACTCTGCAGAGATGGGGTTCTGTAGATCGTTGTAGATGATCGCTACGGTGTTCGGGGTGATGGAGGCACGTACCTGATCGAGGTCAATCGAGAAGCCCTGGCTGGTGGGGAGGTAGCGGTACGGTACCGCCGTGCCGCCGAGGTATTCGATCTGAGACTCGTAGATCGGGAATCCAGGGTTCGGGTAGAGCACTTCCTGTCCGGGGTTCATCACTGCCTGCAGGAACTTGGTGATGACGGGTTTGCCGCCGGTCATCACCACGACGTTGTCGGGGGAGAGGCTGATGCCGCGGCGTGAACCGAGGTCCTCGGCGAGGGCTTCGCGCAGTTGAGGGATGCCGGGGCCGGGGCAGTAGCCCGTGTAGCCGTCAGCGATGGCTTTGGTCATAGCTTCGATGATGTGCGGGGCGGTGGGGATGTTGATGTCGCCGAGGTGGAAGGGGAAAACCAGGTTTCCTTTGGCCTTCCAAGCCGCTGCCGCTTGGGCGACGCTAAAGGCGGTTTCGGTGCCAAGCCGGTCGAGTCGATGCGCGAGTTGCTGCATGCTGTGTACTCCTCGTTGAGTAAGGGTCTTTCGTAGACGCTAATACTAAACTAATATATCAGTAGCGCTTGATATAACTTAGGTACACCGGACCCTCCAGCCACTTCTGCCCTACAGTGGATGTATGGCAGCCAGCCGCAATCCGCTTGATGACCTGCGTGAAACCATTGGCCACTTGGCCAATCAGCTCAGGTTGTCCGGCTCGGAACGCGTGGACGATCTGATAGGTGATGTCACGGGCGCAAGGCCCGGGCCGGCCCGGCCACTTTCGGAGGTGCAGTCCGAACTGGACTCGCTGGTGGGCCTGGAGACCGTGAAGGAACAGGTGCGAGCCCTGGTCGCCTTGCTCCAAGTCCAGGCCCGCCGTAAGGCTCACGGCCTCCCGGAAGTTGCCACGTCTCAGCATTTGGTGTTTTTGGGAAACCCGGGGACGGGCAAGACCACCGTGGCCCGGCTCCTGGCCGAGATGTACCGCGCGGTGGGTTTATTGCAAAAAGGGCATTTGGTTGAGGTGGATCGCTCGGGCCTGGTAGGGCAGTATGTCGGGGCGACTGCCATCAAGACGGACCGCGTGATCCGACGAGCGCTCGATGGTGTCTTGTTCATCGACGAGGCCTACGCGCTGGCACCGGAAGATGGCCGAATGGACTTCGGCCCCGAGGCAATCGAGGTCTTGCTCAAGCGAATGGAGGATCACCGCCATCGGCTTGTGGTGATTGTGGCCGGCTACCCGCGCCTGATGGAAGCTTTTCTGCTTTCCAACCCCGGACTCCGTTCACGTTTCGCCCGGGAGATCACTTTCCCCAACTACTCCGTTGATGAGTTGCAGACCATATTCCACCGTATGCTGGCCCAGCATGAGTACATTTTGGAACCCGGCGCGGACCAGATGTTGCGTCGAATCCTTGCCGGGCTCCATGCCGGGGAGGACTCCGGTAACGCACGCTTTGCCCGCACGTTGTTCGAGCAGGCACTCAACCGACAGGCCCTGCGGCTCTCGCTTGATGAGGCTCAAAGTCTGGATGCACTCGATCGGGAGGCCGTCATGACCCTCACCGGAGTAGACCTCGTCGAGGCAGCGCTGGCGTTGGGTGAAGAACCGGAACCTGAGCCGACGCCGGAACCGGAGCGGTCGCGCTGGTGGAGCTGGCTGGTCTGAGTGTTTTCGGGCGGTCGGTCCGCGTAATATCCGGCCGCAGCTGCGGCGTCCAGGCTCACCTCTACCGGACGCCGCAACAGTTCTAGGAGACCGGATCCTCGTGGTTTTTCGCGGGCTTGTGTCCGGCGATCGCGGAACGGACGTCGCCTTCTTCGTGCCCCTCCTCCTTCTTGCCGAACGGCAGCACCTTCAGCAGCGGATGCAGGATGAGCATGATGACGAGGCCCCAGATGGCTCCCAGAATGGCCGAGCACAGCGTGTTCACCAGCCAGGCGAGGAAGCCGCCCACTACAGGGATCCCGGCGAAGGGTGACTCAAGTACATGAACCAAGTCGTAGGGAGCGTGCCAGCCGAGATCGTAGGCGCCCTGCAACATGATGTGACCGCCAACCCACAGCATGGCGATGGTCCCGATGAGCGTGATGGCACCCAGGACGGCCGGCATGCCCTTGACGAGCAGGCGGCCGAAGCGCTGGGAACCCGCGGAGTCCTTGGTGGTCAGGTGCAGGCCGATGTCATCCATTTTGACGATGAGCCCTACCGCACCGTAAACGAGGACGGTGATGATTACTGCTACGACCACCAGGATGAAAGCCCTGACCCACAATGACTCAGCTGCTACCTCATTCATGGCGATGACCATGATCTCGCAGGACAGGATGAAGTCCGTGGTGATGGCGCCCTTGGTCACCTTGGCCTCGGCCTCGGGTCCGCGTTGAACGGCCGGCGCTTTCTCATGCTCGGAGTGGCCACGAAGTTTGTGCCAGACCTTCTCGGCGCCCTCGTAGCAGAGGTAAGTGCCGCCCAACATGAGGATGAACGGAATAACTCCCGGAATGAAGGCGCTGATCAGCAGCAACGCCGGGAGGATGATCACCAGCTTGTTCCGCAGTGAACCCCAGAAGATCCGCTTGATCATGGGCAGTTCGCGGGACGGGTCCGCCCCGGACACGTACTGCGGAGTCACGGCGGCGTCGTCAATGACCACGCCGGCGGCTTTGGCCCCTGCTTTGGCTGCCCCTGCGGCGATGTCGTCGACGGATGCAGCCGCAATGCGGGCCAAGGCGGCAACATCGTCCAGAAGCGCTACCAGACCGCCGCTCATAGAACCGCCCCGTCCTGCTGAGGGGTGGACAAGAGAGTATGGCAACCTAAGGAAAAACGCGTAATGGGCATGATCGGATTATATGTTGCGGTGACAAAGAGCAGATGGCCAAAACGCGCGCAAAGGGACAATGTCAGTCCTAGGTGCGGAAGGCCACACTGACGGTGCGGTTCCGGGGACGGTTCCGGGCCGGGACCCTGGTCACGCCGTTTCGCCTTTCACCCACGGTGTTCTCGATGCTGCCGATTCCCTCCACAGCCATCCGCACAACGTCGCCGGTCTTCAGAGGTGGGGGTGTCTTGGACCCGTTCCGTCCCCAGAGTTCAGCGAGGCAGCCGCTGCCGCAGGTTCCGGAGCCGAGGACGTCCCCCGGTCGCACTACCGAGTCCTGGGACGCGTAGGCAACCAGCTCAGCGAACGGCCAACCCATGTTGGACAGCAGATCCTGGCCTATGGGCTGCCCGTTGACTTCCACAGCCATGGAGATGGGGAGAAAGCCCTCATCGTCATGCAGGTGT
The sequence above is a segment of the Arthrobacter sp. StoSoilB22 genome. Coding sequences within it:
- a CDS encoding glycosyltransferase translates to MRTTSARDKRTASGQRVLILTAGVGSGHNSAAAAVQQACAARADIAEVQVLDVLQVSSVLYRALLSRGYFVLVEGLPWLVEWGYDISNPPFRRRGPIDPWTRVNASPVVGAIKRFRPTAIVCTHFLPAQLLAALLLRGLIDAKTAVVTTDYDFQGLWLSGAFHKIFVAREEGKVELMALGLPSDRVTATGIPIKKQLSPGPVRDSNKPPMLLISAGATGGDYAVSVVRQTLHMRSAFTVTVVCGHNDALRQRIGALVASAGDRYSVLGFTAEMPQLLQRADLFVGKPGGLSASECMAAGLPMVLVNPIPGQEVRNGDYLMEQGAAVRCNTAATIGWKIDQVLRDPGRLQKMQAAAQRTGRPDAAADVLSELLDGPSRPLVVTRAAQRTILAASENRFVATDLTGPSSLVRLVDQASGSTVALLQEDELPDLQKRYSTPDGDLVLRRGRASLLLRWEQRRLLRALLRGDDALPVRVEGPLAPFRDLHG
- a CDS encoding ferredoxin reductase; its protein translation is MVRFRPLARIASVLTTPLAPEDVLALFNPVFSSRQLRGVVTEVVHETAQSATIFFRPGRGWHAHLAGQWARIGVELNGVRHWRSYSLSSPAGKDPAITVTDVGSVSGTLVRKTKVGDVLFLAPPQGDFVLPEHPRSLLMLTAGSGITPVMSMIRTLVPSRPDANVVLIHSSRGQGDSIFREELAELADQFPNFRLVQWHTEGRGRMNFTSTAVLEEVCPDWRARAAYACGPESFLDDAEAMWNQAALAGAAASANESKGVKEVGSLTIERFSTELRGGDGGEGGIVTFEASDREVLAGGNVPILDVGEDAGLLMPSGCRMGICHSCLTPLLAGRVRDLRTGEVRGAPGELIQTCVSAAAGPVNLGI
- a CDS encoding acyl-CoA desaturase, with translation MSVVSAKSSATAVGPKTRPGALAEAGRPTVRPPAAAHLSDEQVAQLGRELDAIRDEILGKRGSSDAAYIRRMIKIQRGLEISGRAALLVGRNKAAWFTGTTLLSVAKILENMELGHNILHGQWDWMRDPDIHSTTWEWDFVTPSRSWQHTHNDLHHRWTNVVGKDRDVGYNLLRMDPDQEWKPFNLGNPLYNALLAPVFEWGIAIYDLEIPEYKEGLKSKEAMNKDLKALGRKAVKQFAKDYAATPALAMLTGSGKQALYGTLTANAIRNVWAHAVIFCGHFPEGTDTFTEEMVEGETRGDWYVRQMIGSANISGPRFMHLMTGNLSHQIEHHLFPDLPSNRYAEIAPKVREICGRYGLKYTTGPLLKQVGSAWAKVFKLALPTRS
- the mtr gene encoding mycothione reductase, which translates into the protein MNTPASKTAVDRHYDLVIIGTGSGNSIPGPGFEDQSIAIIEKASFGGTCLNVGCIPTKMYVHTADVALQTAESGRLGLEAEVNSVDWPGMVSRIFGNRIDAISAAGEEYRRGPQTPNIDVYDQHAVFVGDRTLRTGQGVHQRTISGDRIVVAAGSRPVIPGAIADSGVRYHTNEDIMRIPQLPKSLVIIGGGYIAMEFAHVFDALGTDVTIIARSTLLKNLDEDLHDRFNTLAAKRFDVRFGRTTVGADQSDDGISVRLDDGSTATGEVLLVAAGRTPNGDLLDLPSGGIDMTNDGRIKVDEYGRSSSADGVWALGDVSSPYMLKHVANAEMRAVRHNLLNPNKLQEMPHRHVPAAVFTHPQIATVGMTESQAREHGHNVTVKVQDYGDVAFGWALEDTTGICKLIADQDTGKLLGAHYMGPQASTLIQQMITVLAFDLDVRQFAAHQYWIHPALPEVTENALLGLTFN
- a CDS encoding D-glycerate dehydrogenase; the protein is MSRVVVTGRIPDAAIEKLRAEHEVDAWSGPESIGRDELLRRVARADAIVSLLTERVDAELLDAAGPQLKVVANVAVGYDNIDVPACTERGVVATNTPGVLIEATADIAFGLILMATRRLGEGERLIRSGQAWKWGMFFLLGSSLQGKTLGIVGMGGIGQATARRAKAFGMEIVYQSRSEVDPQIAAELDARRVDLDELLAVADVVSLHCPYGPATHHLIGAEQLAAMKNSAFLINTARGPIVNEDALATALREGVIAGAGLDVFEKEPSVHPELLGLDNVALVPHLGSATVETRTAMAMLAADNALAVLSGEQPPAPIA
- a CDS encoding aminotransferase class I/II-fold pyridoxal phosphate-dependent enzyme, which produces MQQLAHRLDRLGTETAFSVAQAAAAWKAKGNLVFPFHLGDINIPTAPHIIEAMTKAIADGYTGYCPGPGIPQLREALAEDLGSRRGISLSPDNVVVMTGGKPVITKFLQAVMNPGQEVLYPNPGFPIYESQIEYLGGTAVPYRYLPTSQGFSIDLDQVRASITPNTVAIIYNDLQNPISAESTTAEREAIAHIAQEHNLWVLSDEAYFETRYEGVSSSIASIPGMAERTVILYTFSKKFAMTGSRLGCAVAPLEIAKVLSTLNTNDESCTTHYVQWAGIEALRGTQEPVQQMLDILRERRDAACELVNSVPGMHVAVPQSTFYLFPDVTDVMEKMGYTAVGDFASDALYKTGVSFCTREHFGRRQPGEERQYIRLAYSGIDVADIRDGLGRLRDWMVTA
- a CDS encoding AAA family ATPase, giving the protein MAASRNPLDDLRETIGHLANQLRLSGSERVDDLIGDVTGARPGPARPLSEVQSELDSLVGLETVKEQVRALVALLQVQARRKAHGLPEVATSQHLVFLGNPGTGKTTVARLLAEMYRAVGLLQKGHLVEVDRSGLVGQYVGATAIKTDRVIRRALDGVLFIDEAYALAPEDGRMDFGPEAIEVLLKRMEDHRHRLVVIVAGYPRLMEAFLLSNPGLRSRFAREITFPNYSVDELQTIFHRMLAQHEYILEPGADQMLRRILAGLHAGEDSGNARFARTLFEQALNRQALRLSLDEAQSLDALDREAVMTLTGVDLVEAALALGEEPEPEPTPEPERSRWWSWLV
- a CDS encoding DUF808 domain-containing protein, which codes for MSGGLVALLDDVAALARIAAASVDDIAAGAAKAGAKAAGVVIDDAAVTPQYVSGADPSRELPMIKRIFWGSLRNKLVIILPALLLISAFIPGVIPFILMLGGTYLCYEGAEKVWHKLRGHSEHEKAPAVQRGPEAEAKVTKGAITTDFILSCEIMVIAMNEVAAESLWVRAFILVVVAVIITVLVYGAVGLIVKMDDIGLHLTTKDSAGSQRFGRLLVKGMPAVLGAITLIGTIAMLWVGGHIMLQGAYDLGWHAPYDLVHVLESPFAGIPVVGGFLAWLVNTLCSAILGAIWGLVIMLILHPLLKVLPFGKKEEGHEEGDVRSAIAGHKPAKNHEDPVS